Proteins from a genomic interval of Solea solea chromosome 10, fSolSol10.1, whole genome shotgun sequence:
- the taf5 gene encoding transcription initiation factor TFIID subunit 5: protein MAAVQGGLVDADNEKDIKTEPPSDGWVNNNANDGKVLSASPGSSATAGSNKPAAATTATAAGTPEDQQTLLAVLQFLRKNNLSESVEILRREAGLPENSLEAKAGDSSGTGGADTDAGDSSSLLSRVTVSSSARAPSPKKATAGEDQPDVNVVLSAYSQQGDPALYDVYYSGLKKFIETVLDCHRAELSQVFYPLFVHMYLELVYNNHESEAKAFFAKFSGDQECYYEDDLRILSSLSKKEHMRGNETLLDFRTSKFVLRISRDSYQLLKRHLQERQNNQIWNIIQEHLYIDIFDGIPRSKSQIDAMSGSLAGEGRREANKTKVYYGLLKEPEIELPLDDEDEEAENEEGKPKKKKPKKDSMGSKSKKQDPNAPSQTRIPLPELKDSDKLDKIMYMKEATKKIRLGPDNLPSICFYTFLNAYQGLTAVDFTDDSSLIAGGFADSTVRVWSITPKKLRKVKSAADLNVIDKESDDVLERIMDEKTASESKILYGHSGPVYGISFSPDRNYLLSSSEDGTVRLWSLLTFTCLVGYKGHNYPVWDTHFSPHGYYFVSGGHDRVARLWATDHYQPLRIFSGHLADVTCTRFHPNSNYLATGSSDRTIRLWDVLNGNSVRIFTGHKGPIHTLAFSPNGKFLASGATDGRVLLWDIGHGLMITELKGHTDTIYSLKFSRDGEILASGSMDNTVRLWDATKAFDDLETDDFTAATGHIHLQDNSQELLLGTYMTKSTPVIHLHFTRRNLLLAAGAYNP from the exons atggcggCCGTACAAGGTGGTCTGGTCGACGCGGATAATGAGAAAGACATAAAAACGGAACCACCAAGCGATGGATGGGTAAATAACAATGCGAACGACGGCAAAGTGCTCTCCGCGTCGCCCGGCTCCAGCGCTACGGCTGGGAGCAACAAACCGGCGGCGGCGACGACGGCAACGGCGGCGGGAACCCCGGAGGACCAGCAGACGCTGTTGGCGGTCCTGCAGTTCCTCAGAAAGAACAACCTGAGCGAGTCTGTCGAAATACTACGCCGTGAAGCGGGTCTACCGGAGAATTCACTGGAAGCGAAGGCGGGAGACTCGTCTGGGACTGGAGGTGCGGACACAGATGCCGGTGATTCAAGCTCTCTTCTCAGCCGGGTGACCGTCTCATCCTCAGCCAGAGCACCGTCGCCGAAAAAAG ctaCAGCTGGGGAGGATCAGCCAGATGTGAATGTGGTGCTGTCAGCTTACAGCCAGCAGGGAGACCCAGCTCTGTATGATGTTTACTACAGTGGCCTGAAGAAGTTCATAGAAACCGTTTTGGACTGTCACAGGGCAGAGCTGTCACAGGTCTTCTACCCGCTGTTTGTGCACATGTATCTGGAGTTGGTGTACAACAATCATGAAAGCGAGGCCAAGGCTTTTTTTGCAAA GTTCAGTGGGGACCAGGAGTGCTATTATGAAGATGACTTGCGTATTTTGTCCAGCCTTTCAAAGAAGGAGCACATGAGGGGCAATGAAACTCTCCTTGATTTCCGCACAAGCAAATTTGTCCTGCGCATCTCCCGTGATTCTTACCAGCTTCTGAAGAGACATCTGCAGGAGCGGCAGAACAACCAGATCTGGAATATTATCCAAGAACACCTCTACATTGACATTTTTGATGGCATTCCACGCAGCAAGAGCCAGATTGATGCCATGTCCGGCAGCTTGGCTGGAGAGGGAAGACGAGAAGCCAATAAGACCAAG GTTTACTATGGATTACTGAAGGAGCCTGAGATTGAGCTTCCCcttgatgatgaggatgaggaggcagAGAACGAGGAGGGGAAAcccaagaagaagaaaccaAAAAAGGACAGTATGGGCTCCAAAAGCAAAAAACAGGATCCAAATGCACCCTCTCAAACTAG GATACCTCTGCCGGAATTAAAGGATTCAGACAAACTAGATAAAATCATGTACATGAAAGAAGCGACCAAGAAGATCCGTCTAGGACCAGATAACCTCCCGTCCATCTGCTTCTACACTTTCCTAAATGCATACCAG GGTTTGACTGCAGTGGACTTCACAGATGACTCCAGTCTGATTGCAGGAGGCTTCGCTGATTCCACAGTGCGGGTGTGGAGCATCACACCAAAGAAACTCCGCAAGGTCAAATCTGCAGCAG ACTTGAACGTGATTGACAAAGAATCTGATGATGTGCTGGAGAGGATCATGGATGAGAAGACGGCCAGTGAGTCAAAGATCCTCTACGGACACAGTGGTCCAGTATATGGCATCAGCTTCAGCCCGGACAG AAACTACCTATTATCAAGTTCTGAAGATGGTACTGTCAGGCTGTGGAGTCTTTTAACATTTACTTGTCTAGTGGGCTACAAGGGCCACAATTACCCAGTGTGGGACACCCACTTTTCTCCCCATGGCTACTATTTTGTCTCTGGAGGACATGACAGAGTTGCCCG TCTTTGGGCGACGGATCACTACCAGCCTCTACGGATATTTTCTGGCCATCTAGCGGACGTTACCTGCACCCGCTTTCACCCCAACTCCAATTATTTAGCGACGGGGTCGTCTGACCGCACCATCCGCCTCTGGGACGTCCTTAATGGAAACTCTGTCCGTATATTCACAGGTCATAAG GGTCCTATCCATACACTGGCTTTCTCTCCAAATGGGAAGTTCTTGGCCTCTGGAGCCACAGATGGAAGAGTTCTTCTGTGGGACATTGGTCATGGGCTGATGATTACAGAGCTCAAAGGCCATACTGATACCATCTACTCCCTGAAGTTCAGCAGGGATGGCGAGATCCTTGCCTCTG GTTCCATGGACAACACCGTTCGTCTGTGGGACGCAACGAAAGCATTTGATGATTTAGAGACCGATGACTTCACAGCAGCTACGGGACACATTCATCTACAAGATAactcacaggagctgctgctgggcACCTATATGACTAAATCAACACCTGTCATACACCTTCACTTCACCCGAAGGAACCTACTGCTGGCTGCTGGTGCCTACAATCCATAG
- the atp5md gene encoding ATP synthase membrane subunit DAPIT, mitochondrial, protein MGGHDAGTHQFTGFAKYFNSYTIIGRRNCVLATYASIAAIVLFFKLKPKKQAAITEK, encoded by the exons ATGGGAGGACATGACGCTGGAACCCACCAGTTTACTGGATTTGCCAAGTACTTCAATTCGTACACAATCATAGGAAGGAGGAAT tgtgTCTTGGCCACATATGCCAGCATAGCAGCCATAGTCCTTTTCTTCAAATTGAAGCCCAAGAAACAAGCTGCCATCACAGAAAAGTGA